In a single window of the Pithys albifrons albifrons isolate INPA30051 chromosome 19, PitAlb_v1, whole genome shotgun sequence genome:
- the LOC139680899 gene encoding urotensin-2 receptor-like has protein sequence MEPNGTAAGAAGNASAGGGGAPAGGPLLIPSAFGTVLSVMYVAGVAGNVYTLVVMCHSARCAAPMYSSIVSLALADLLYLSTIPFIVCTYLAQDWYFGDLGCRILLSLDLLTMHASIFTLTLMCTERYLAVTRPLDTLKRSRGYRKVTAGAVWSVSLLLTLPMMLMVTLTEGGKAEGKVKRMCAPTWSMDAYRTYLTVLFSTSIMAPGIIIGFLYTRLARTYLESQKNPPHKEKSKRSPRQKVLIMIFSIVLVFWACFLPFWIWQLVRLYSSSLQLTNQTQKCINYLVTCLTYSNSCINPFLYTLLTKNYREYLRNRHRNFYRFTSSFRKRGSNLQCSWGRSMSSSNHYDYSSEALGMATLKDK, from the coding sequence ATGGAGCCGAACGGGacggcggcgggggcggcgggcaACGCGTCtgcgggcggcggcggagccCCCGCGGGCGGCCCGCTGCTCATCCCCTCGGCCTTCGGGACGGTGCTGTCGGTGATGTATGTGGCCGGAGTGGCCGGCAATGTCTACACGCTGGTGGTGATGTGCCACTCGGCGCGCTGCGCCGCCCCCATGTACAGCTCCATCGtcagcctggccctggccgaCCTGCTTTACCTCTCCACCATCCCCTTCATCGTCTGCACCTACCTGGCCCAGGACTGGTACTTCGGGGACCTGGGGTGCCGCATCCTGCTCAGCCTGGACCTGCTCACCATGCACGCCAGCATCTTCACGCTGACCTTGATGTGCACCGAGCGCTACCTGGCTGTCACCCGGCCCCTGGACACGCTGAAGCGCTCGCGGGGCTATCGGAAGGTCACGGCGGGCGCCGTGTGGTCGGTGTCGCTGCTGCTCACCCTGCCCATGATGCTGATGGTCACCCTGACCGAGGGGGGCAAGGCGGAGGGCAAGGTGAAGAGGATGTGTGCACCCACCTGGAGCATGGATGCCTACCGGACCTACCTGACGGTGCTCTTCAGCACCAGCATCATGGCCCCGGGAATCATCATCGGCTTCCTCTACACACGCCTGGCCAGGACCTACCTGGAGTCCCAGAAGAACCCCCCCCACAAGGAGAAGAGCAAGAGATCCCCCCGGCAGAAAGTCCTCATCATGATTTTCAGCATCGTGCTGGTCTTCTGGGCCTGCTTCCTGCCCTTTTGGATCTGGCAGCTGGTGCGACTCTacagcagctccctgcagctCACCAACCAAACCCAGAAGTGCATTAACTACCTGGTGACCTGCCTGACCTACAGCAACAGCTGCATCAACCCCTTCCTCTACACCCTGCTCACCAAAAACTACCGGGAGTACCTGAGGAACAGACACCGCAACTTCTACAGGTTCACGTCGTCCTTCCGCAAGAGGGGCTCCAACCTGCAGTGCTCCTGGGGACGGTCCATGTCCTCCAGCAACCACTACGACTACAGCTCGGAGGCCCTGGGCATGGCCACGCTGAAGGACaagtga